Proteins found in one Microbacterium sp. LWS13-1.2 genomic segment:
- the rplC gene encoding 50S ribosomal protein L3 produces the protein MADINNKVSKGLLGTKLGMTQVWDENGKLVPVTVIEIAPNVVTQVRTPEKDGYKAVQIAYGQIDPRKVNQPLTAHFEAAGVTPRRHLTEVRTADAADYSLGQELTVDGTFEAGQLVDVVGTSKGKGTAGVMKRHNFKGVSASHGAHRNHRKPGSIGASSTPSRVFKGMRMAGRMGGERVTVLNLKVHAVDAEKGLLLVKGAVPGARGRIVYVRNAVKGA, from the coding sequence ATGGCTGACATCAACAACAAGGTTTCCAAGGGCCTGCTGGGCACCAAGCTCGGCATGACCCAGGTGTGGGACGAGAACGGCAAGCTCGTTCCCGTCACCGTCATCGAGATCGCGCCGAACGTGGTCACCCAGGTCCGCACGCCCGAGAAGGACGGCTACAAGGCCGTTCAGATCGCGTACGGCCAGATCGACCCCCGCAAGGTGAACCAGCCCCTGACGGCTCACTTCGAGGCCGCGGGTGTCACCCCGCGCCGTCACCTCACCGAGGTCCGCACCGCGGACGCTGCTGACTACTCACTCGGTCAGGAGCTCACGGTGGACGGCACGTTCGAGGCCGGCCAGCTGGTCGACGTCGTCGGCACCAGCAAGGGCAAGGGCACCGCGGGTGTCATGAAGCGCCACAACTTCAAGGGCGTCTCCGCTTCGCACGGTGCGCACCGCAACCACCGCAAGCCCGGTTCGATCGGCGCCTCGTCGACCCCGAGCCGCGTCTTCAAGGGCATGCGCATGGCCGGCCGTATGGGTGGCGAGCGCGTGACCGTCCTCAACCTCAAGGTGCACGCCGTCGACGCCGAGAAGGGTCTGCTGCTCGTCAAGGGCGCCGTCCCCGGCGCGCGTGGCCGCATCGTCTACGTCCGCAACGCAGTGAAGGGTGCCTGA
- the rpsC gene encoding 30S ribosomal protein S3: protein MGQKVHPYGFRLGITTDHVSRWFSDSTKPGQRYADYVAEDIKIRKLLQTQLDRAGVSNIEIERTRDRVRVDIHTARPGIVIGRRGAEAERIRADLEKLTGKQIQLNILEVKNPEADAQLVAQGIAEQLTARVAFRRAMRKGLQGAQRAGAKGVRIQVSGRLGGAEMSRSEFYREGRVPLHTLRANIDYGFYEAKTTFGRIGVKVWIYKGDLTNKELAREQANQKPARDRGDRRGPRDRGDRGDRRNEAPVAEGASA, encoded by the coding sequence ATGGGACAGAAAGTCCACCCCTACGGCTTCCGCCTCGGTATCACGACCGACCACGTGTCGCGCTGGTTCTCGGACTCGACGAAGCCCGGTCAGCGTTACGCCGACTACGTCGCCGAGGACATCAAGATCCGCAAGCTCCTGCAGACCCAGCTCGACCGGGCCGGCGTGAGCAACATCGAGATCGAGCGCACCCGTGACCGCGTTCGCGTCGACATCCACACCGCCCGCCCGGGCATCGTGATCGGTCGTCGCGGCGCCGAGGCCGAGCGCATCCGCGCCGACCTCGAGAAGCTCACCGGCAAGCAGATCCAGCTGAACATCCTCGAGGTCAAGAACCCCGAGGCCGACGCTCAGCTCGTCGCGCAGGGCATCGCCGAGCAGCTCACCGCTCGCGTGGCGTTCCGCCGCGCGATGCGCAAGGGCCTGCAGGGCGCCCAGCGCGCCGGCGCCAAGGGCGTCCGCATCCAGGTCTCCGGCCGCCTCGGCGGCGCCGAGATGAGCCGCTCGGAGTTCTACCGCGAGGGTCGTGTGCCGCTGCACACGCTGCGCGCGAACATCGACTACGGCTTCTACGAGGCGAAGACCACCTTCGGCCGCATCGGCGTGAAGGTCTGGATCTACAAGGGCGACCTCACCAACAAGGAGCTCGCTCGCGAGCAGGCCAACCAGAAGCCGGCCCGCGACCGCGGCGACCGTCGCGGCCCCCGCGACCGTGGCGACCGTGGCGACCGCCGCAACGAGGCCCCCGTGGCAGAAGGAGCATCGGCGTAA
- the rplD gene encoding 50S ribosomal protein L4, whose protein sequence is MADSTLALDVVKADGSAAGSVQLPASIFDVKTNIPLIHQVVVAQLAAARQGTHSTKRRGEVSGAGRKPFKQKGTGNARQGSIRAPQMTGGGIVHGPKPRDYSQRTPKKMIAAALLGALSDRARGERLHVIDTFGIEGAPSTKAATTVFNALGATKNVLVVVDRDDDLAVLSVRNISFAHVLPFDQLNAYDVIVSDDIVFTKAALDAFIASKTAVTEEASA, encoded by the coding sequence ATGGCTGACTCGACTCTCGCGCTCGACGTCGTGAAGGCAGACGGCTCGGCTGCTGGCTCGGTCCAGCTCCCGGCCTCGATCTTCGACGTCAAGACGAACATCCCGCTCATCCACCAGGTCGTCGTCGCGCAGCTCGCGGCGGCTCGCCAGGGCACCCACTCGACCAAGCGTCGCGGTGAGGTCTCGGGCGCCGGCCGCAAGCCCTTCAAGCAGAAGGGCACGGGTAACGCCCGCCAGGGCTCCATCCGCGCGCCGCAGATGACCGGCGGTGGCATCGTGCACGGCCCGAAGCCGCGCGACTACTCGCAGCGCACGCCCAAGAAGATGATCGCCGCCGCCCTGCTGGGCGCGCTGAGCGATCGTGCTCGTGGCGAGCGTCTGCACGTCATCGACACCTTCGGCATCGAGGGCGCCCCGTCGACGAAGGCCGCTACGACGGTCTTCAACGCACTGGGAGCGACCAAGAACGTGCTCGTCGTCGTGGACCGCGACGACGACCTCGCGGTGCTGAGCGTGCGCAACATCTCGTTCGCCCACGTGCTGCCGTTCGACCAGCTCAACGCGTACGACGTGATCGTCTCGGACGACATCGTCTTCACCAAGGCCGCCCTCGACGCGTTCATCGCGTCGAAGACCGCCGTCACCGAGGAGGCCTCGGCATGA
- the rplN gene encoding 50S ribosomal protein L14, whose protein sequence is MIQNESRLKVADNTGAKELLTIRVLGGSNRRYAGVGDIIVATVKDAIPGGNVKKGDVVKAVIVRTVKQTRRADGSYIKFDENAAVILKSDGEPRGTRIFGPVGRELRDKKFMKIVSLAPEVI, encoded by the coding sequence GTGATTCAGAACGAGTCCCGCCTCAAGGTCGCCGACAACACGGGCGCCAAGGAGCTGCTCACCATCCGCGTTCTCGGCGGCTCGAACCGCCGTTACGCGGGCGTGGGTGACATCATCGTGGCCACCGTCAAGGACGCGATCCCGGGCGGCAACGTCAAGAAGGGCGATGTGGTCAAGGCCGTCATCGTCCGTACCGTCAAGCAGACCCGTCGTGCCGACGGCTCTTACATCAAGTTCGACGAGAACGCCGCCGTGATCCTGAAGAGCGACGGGGAGCCCCGCGGCACCCGTATCTTCGGACCGGTCGGCCGTGAGCTTCGCGACAAGAAGTTCATGAAGATCGTCTCGCTCGCACCGGAGGTGATCTGA
- the rpsQ gene encoding 30S ribosomal protein S17 — MADTKKAADAVETKGHESSEHDVRDVDARGYRKARRGYVVSDKMDKTIVVEVEDRVKHPLYGKVIRRTSKVKAHDEGNTAGIGDLVLINETRPLSATKRWRLVEILEKAK, encoded by the coding sequence ATGGCTGACACGAAGAAGGCCGCCGACGCGGTCGAGACCAAGGGTCACGAGTCGTCCGAGCACGATGTGCGCGACGTCGACGCCCGCGGCTACCGCAAGGCCCGCCGCGGCTACGTCGTCAGCGACAAGATGGACAAGACCATCGTCGTCGAGGTCGAGGACCGCGTGAAGCACCCGCTGTACGGCAAGGTCATCCGCCGCACCTCCAAGGTGAAGGCGCACGACGAAGGCAACACGGCCGGCATCGGTGACCTCGTGCTCATCAACGAGACCCGCCCGCTGAGCGCCACGAAGCGCTGGCGTCTGGTCGAGATCCTGGAGAAGGCCAAGTGA
- the rpmC gene encoding 50S ribosomal protein L29, which produces MAIGTKTLAPSELDTFEDQRLVEELRKAKEELFNLRFQSATGQLESHGRIRAVKRDIARLYTVIRERELGIRATPAPLETATKAKKTKAKKADAADEAAKEEAE; this is translated from the coding sequence ATGGCGATCGGCACCAAGACGCTCGCTCCGAGCGAGCTCGACACGTTCGAAGACCAGCGCCTCGTCGAGGAGCTGCGCAAGGCCAAGGAAGAGCTGTTCAACCTGCGCTTCCAGTCGGCTACCGGCCAGCTCGAGAGCCACGGCCGCATCCGTGCGGTCAAGCGCGACATCGCGCGGCTCTACACCGTGATCCGTGAGCGCGAGCTCGGCATCCGTGCCACTCCCGCTCCGCTGGAGACGGCGACGAAGGCGAAGAAGACGAAGGCCAAGAAGGCGGATGCCGCTGACGAGGCCGCGAAGGAAGAGGCCGAGTAA
- the rplV gene encoding 50S ribosomal protein L22 encodes MVESIARVRHIRVTPQKARRVVALIKGKQAEEALAILKFAPQSASEPIYKLVAAGIANARVKADKDGEYLDEQDLYVANAYVDEGTTLKRFRPRAQGRAFQIKKRTSHITVVLSTPEVTDTTPAAKTKKASK; translated from the coding sequence ATGGTGGAGTCCATCGCACGCGTGCGACACATCCGCGTGACCCCTCAGAAGGCTCGTCGTGTCGTCGCGCTCATCAAGGGCAAGCAGGCTGAGGAGGCCCTGGCCATCCTCAAGTTCGCGCCGCAGAGCGCGAGCGAGCCGATCTACAAGCTCGTCGCCGCCGGAATCGCGAACGCTCGCGTGAAGGCAGACAAGGACGGCGAGTACCTGGACGAGCAGGACCTGTACGTGGCCAACGCGTACGTCGACGAGGGCACGACGCTCAAGCGTTTCCGCCCCCGCGCGCAGGGTCGTGCCTTCCAGATCAAGAAGCGCACCAGCCACATCACCGTCGTGCTGTCGACCCCCGAGGTCACCGACACGACGCCGGCTGCCAAGACCAAGAAGGCGAGCAAGTAA
- the rpsJ gene encoding 30S ribosomal protein S10 codes for MAGQKIRIRLKSYDHEVIDSSARKIVDTVTRAGATVVGPVPLPTEKNVIAVIRSPHKYKDSREHFEMRTHKRLIDIVDPTPKAVDSLMRLDLPADVNIEIKL; via the coding sequence ATGGCGGGACAGAAGATCCGCATTCGCCTGAAGTCGTACGACCACGAGGTCATCGACTCGTCGGCACGCAAGATCGTCGACACCGTGACCCGTGCGGGCGCGACGGTCGTGGGCCCCGTGCCCCTTCCCACGGAGAAGAACGTGATCGCCGTGATCCGTTCTCCCCACAAGTACAAGGACAGCCGCGAGCACTTCGAGATGCGCACCCACAAGCGTCTGATCGACATCGTCGACCCGACGCCGAAGGCTGTCGACTCGCTCATGCGTCTCGACCTCCCGGCCGATGTCAACATCGAGATCAAGCTCTGA
- the rpsS gene encoding 30S ribosomal protein S19, which produces MPRSLKKGPFVDEHLLRKVVVQNEAGTKNVIKTWSRRSMIIPAMLGHTIAVHDGRKHIPVFVSETMVGHKLGEFAPTRTFRGHVKDDKKGRRR; this is translated from the coding sequence ATGCCTCGCAGCCTTAAGAAGGGCCCCTTCGTCGACGAGCACCTGCTTCGCAAGGTCGTCGTCCAGAACGAAGCCGGCACCAAGAACGTCATCAAGACCTGGTCGCGCCGTTCGATGATCATCCCGGCCATGCTGGGTCACACCATCGCCGTGCACGACGGACGCAAGCACATCCCCGTGTTCGTGTCCGAGACCATGGTCGGCCACAAACTGGGCGAGTTCGCGCCCACCCGCACCTTCCGCGGCCACGTGAAGGACGACAAGAAGGGCCGCCGCCGCTGA
- the rplW gene encoding 50S ribosomal protein L23: MTAVYKDPRDIILKPVVSEKSYGLIDEGKYTFLVDPRASKTEIKLAIEKIFGVKVAAVNTLNRTGKARRTRFGTGKRKDTKRAIVTLKSGTIDIFTAVG; this comes from the coding sequence ATGACCGCCGTTTACAAGGACCCGCGCGACATCATCCTGAAGCCGGTCGTTTCGGAGAAGAGCTACGGGCTCATCGACGAGGGCAAGTACACCTTCCTCGTCGACCCCCGCGCTTCGAAGACCGAGATCAAGCTCGCGATCGAGAAGATCTTCGGCGTCAAGGTCGCAGCGGTCAACACGCTCAACCGCACGGGCAAGGCCCGTCGTACCCGCTTCGGCACCGGCAAGCGCAAGGACACCAAGCGCGCCATCGTGACCCTGAAGTCGGGCACCATCGACATCTTCACGGCAGTCGGCTGA
- the rplP gene encoding 50S ribosomal protein L16, with the protein MLIPRKVKYRKQHHPGRSGQATGGTKVSFGEFGIQALTPAYVTNRQIESARIAMTRHIKRGGKVWINIYPDRPLTKKPAETRMGSGKGSPEWWVANVKPGRVLFEVAGVNEELAREALTRAIHKLPLKARIIKREEGDA; encoded by the coding sequence ATGCTTATTCCCCGCAAGGTCAAGTACCGCAAGCAGCACCACCCGGGTCGCTCCGGCCAGGCCACCGGCGGCACGAAGGTCTCCTTCGGCGAGTTCGGCATCCAGGCCCTCACGCCCGCGTATGTGACGAACCGTCAGATCGAGTCCGCTCGTATCGCGATGACCCGTCACATCAAGCGTGGCGGCAAGGTGTGGATCAACATCTACCCCGACCGTCCGCTCACCAAGAAGCCGGCCGAGACCCGCATGGGTTCCGGTAAGGGTTCGCCCGAGTGGTGGGTCGCAAACGTCAAGCCGGGTCGCGTCCTCTTCGAGGTCGCCGGCGTCAACGAGGAACTCGCTCGTGAGGCCCTGACCCGCGCAATCCACAAGCTGCCCCTGAAGGCACGCATCATCAAGCGCGAGGAGGGCGACGCGTAA
- the rplX gene encoding 50S ribosomal protein L24, which yields MAKIKKGDLVQVLNGKKQDKGGDRGKQGKVLEVLADQNRVIVEGVNFVTKHNRVGQSQRGTKTGGIETMEAPIHISNVAVVDPSTKKPTRVGHRVEEQTKDGVKRTVRVRYAKKSGKDL from the coding sequence ATGGCCAAGATCAAGAAGGGTGACCTGGTTCAGGTCCTCAACGGCAAGAAGCAGGACAAGGGCGGCGACCGCGGCAAGCAGGGCAAGGTCCTCGAGGTCCTCGCCGACCAGAACCGCGTCATCGTCGAGGGCGTGAACTTCGTCACGAAGCACAACCGCGTCGGCCAGTCGCAGCGCGGCACCAAGACGGGCGGCATCGAGACGATGGAAGCCCCGATCCACATCTCCAACGTCGCCGTCGTCGACCCCTCGACCAAGAAGCCGACCCGCGTCGGCCACCGGGTCGAGGAGCAGACGAAGGACGGCGTGAAGCGCACCGTCCGCGTGCGCTACGCGAAGAAGTCAGGCAAGGACCTCTGA
- the rplB gene encoding 50S ribosomal protein L2: MAIRKYKPTTPGRRGSSVADFAEITRSTPEKSLLRPLSKTGGRNNQGRITTRHIGGGHKRQYRVIDFRRNDKDGINAKVAHIEYDPNRTARIALLHYFDGEKRYILAPNKLSQGDIVESGASADIKPGNNLPLKNIPTGTVIHAIELRPGGGAKLARSAGTSVRLVAKDGPYAQLRLPSGEIRNVDARCRATVGEVGNAEQSNINWGKAGRNRWKGIRPTVRGVAMNPVDHPHGGGEGKTSGGRHPVSPWGQAEGRTRHANKESDKYIVRRRNAGKKRK, encoded by the coding sequence ATGGCTATTCGCAAGTACAAGCCCACGACCCCGGGTCGCCGCGGCTCGTCGGTGGCCGACTTCGCCGAGATCACCCGATCGACGCCTGAGAAGTCGCTCCTCCGCCCGCTCAGCAAGACCGGTGGCCGCAACAACCAGGGCCGCATCACCACGCGTCACATCGGTGGTGGCCACAAGCGTCAGTACCGCGTCATCGACTTCCGTCGCAATGACAAGGACGGCATCAACGCCAAGGTCGCTCACATCGAGTACGACCCCAACCGCACCGCGCGCATCGCGCTCCTGCACTACTTCGACGGCGAGAAGCGCTACATCCTCGCGCCGAACAAGCTGTCGCAGGGCGACATCGTCGAGTCGGGCGCCTCGGCTGACATCAAGCCGGGCAACAACCTGCCGCTGAAGAACATCCCCACCGGTACCGTGATCCACGCCATCGAGCTCCGCCCCGGCGGCGGCGCGAAGCTGGCGCGCTCGGCCGGTACGTCGGTTCGCCTCGTGGCGAAGGACGGCCCGTACGCCCAGCTGCGTCTGCCCTCGGGCGAGATCCGCAACGTCGACGCGCGCTGCCGTGCGACCGTCGGCGAGGTCGGCAACGCCGAGCAGTCGAACATCAACTGGGGCAAGGCCGGCCGCAACCGCTGGAAGGGCATCCGCCCGACCGTCCGCGGTGTCGCGATGAACCCGGTCGACCACCCCCACGGTGGTGGTGAGGGTAAGACCTCCGGTGGTCGTCACCCGGTTTCGCCGTGGGGTCAGGCCGAAGGCCGCACCCGTCACGCGAACAAGGAAAGCGACAAGTACATCGTCCGTCGTCGCAACGCCGGCAAGAAGCGGAAGTAG
- a CDS encoding LPXTG cell wall anchor domain-containing protein — MTTKGEVMFNRSFARASNEGLRRRMRQERTQERKIALQRRRYVGGLAAVVASSLVFSGMSPASAEEVTPTDPAATSEATTETSSSDAATPPPAEETVAEEPAAEEPAAEPPAVEAPAVEEPAAPAEEPQAEEPAAPVAALAAPAEEDVVALACPALFYGFEIDGDRPVNCGGQDWDSVPDASTNSHGPYKTTNDDSDPSTWYAAGSPSQHATILNAQAWSTTVGGDPILFAAWDRASGTGSSGFIIEITKAPTRSGGDGNVPQPDRSLGGTVFFLDQSGNDGTILRGVCTYTDTASYPGTCVTSDFPANSFMGVTNADGTFVEVGLNLALLANVKPGCPPTLGSAVYIRSFTGNNNELGGNIQAWAGPLTVTPPSTCVPLTATKTASPSFVRDYNWEIEKSVDPASATVRPGENATFDYVVTVTPSGPIDSGFTVTGVITVTNTNPIAVPITGVTDSIPGAECTITTPQLPTVPAGGTADVAYGCTLPSGSAGTNTATVTWNSSAIPAGSAQATAGFTFAGVAPSTTTDASVTVSDTAAEFDGPKTVTDVSKPTVFTYSRTLGDDVAAGACKEYDNTASIAATVTQPELSDSATVEVCTGEDLTIEKNVVVSLTRTYAWDIAKSVDETVRTVDENGQATFEYTVEVTPGAATDSDWAMEGEIDVTNPNSRDVTATVTDVPSFDGASCTVTGGVDATIPANSTKTFDYTCSFSEDGPFITGSNKATVTWDADEASSPGSNAEYTAPITEADWDKTLINDTITVIDDMTDPENPVELGTANWADGPTEFTYELTLDGTPGTCVDYTNTAWIEETGEQVDETVTVCDYQDLIVSKTAEGSFDRDYDWTITKTVDHTSATVGAGASAVFAYTVTVTPTVAMDSNFAVWGSISVTNPNDVDVAITLEDTLPGGECEVAGTDDLVIPAGASVEFPYECILADATAETAVTNTVDIAWDAEELLGTSGAAQATADVDFADVAPTTTDASATVSDTAVEFGDEVALNAVDGEKVFTYSRDLSTVDGACATHPNTATVTPSNDEPASASQSVEVCPAAQPPLPATGGGELPPLLVIMGLFALLGGTTMLIIARRRRGEVKATI; from the coding sequence GTGACGACCAAGGGTGAAGTGATGTTCAATCGTAGTTTCGCGCGCGCCTCGAATGAGGGACTGCGCCGTCGCATGCGTCAAGAGCGGACTCAGGAGCGCAAGATCGCGCTTCAGAGACGCCGGTATGTGGGAGGGCTCGCGGCTGTCGTCGCGAGTTCGCTCGTGTTCTCGGGTATGTCCCCGGCATCGGCCGAGGAGGTGACTCCGACCGATCCCGCCGCCACCAGCGAGGCGACGACAGAAACGTCATCGTCGGACGCTGCAACCCCGCCGCCTGCGGAAGAGACCGTGGCCGAGGAACCAGCAGCCGAAGAGCCCGCGGCCGAACCGCCTGCGGTCGAAGCGCCTGCGGTTGAAGAGCCCGCGGCTCCTGCAGAAGAGCCGCAGGCTGAAGAGCCGGCCGCTCCGGTTGCCGCACTTGCAGCGCCCGCGGAGGAGGACGTCGTGGCGCTCGCGTGTCCGGCGCTCTTCTACGGCTTCGAGATCGACGGTGACCGCCCGGTCAACTGCGGTGGTCAGGACTGGGACAGCGTCCCCGACGCGAGCACCAACAGCCACGGCCCGTACAAGACCACCAATGACGACAGCGACCCGTCCACGTGGTACGCCGCCGGCAGTCCGTCACAGCACGCCACGATCCTGAACGCGCAGGCATGGTCGACGACTGTGGGCGGCGACCCGATCCTGTTCGCGGCATGGGATCGCGCCAGCGGTACCGGCTCCTCAGGGTTCATCATCGAGATCACCAAGGCTCCGACTCGTTCCGGCGGTGATGGCAACGTTCCCCAGCCGGACCGTTCGCTTGGCGGCACCGTGTTCTTCCTCGACCAGAGCGGCAACGACGGCACCATACTTCGCGGCGTCTGCACCTACACCGACACTGCGTCCTACCCGGGCACCTGCGTCACGAGCGACTTCCCGGCGAACAGCTTCATGGGTGTCACCAACGCCGACGGCACGTTCGTCGAGGTCGGGCTCAACCTGGCCCTGCTTGCCAATGTCAAGCCCGGCTGCCCGCCGACGCTCGGCTCGGCCGTCTACATCCGGTCCTTCACCGGCAACAACAACGAGCTCGGCGGCAACATCCAGGCCTGGGCCGGTCCGCTGACAGTCACCCCGCCGTCGACGTGTGTGCCACTGACGGCTACCAAGACCGCTTCCCCGTCGTTCGTCCGCGACTACAACTGGGAGATCGAGAAGTCAGTCGACCCCGCGAGCGCTACCGTGCGCCCCGGTGAGAACGCGACGTTCGACTACGTCGTCACCGTGACGCCGTCGGGCCCGATCGACTCGGGCTTCACGGTCACGGGCGTGATCACGGTCACCAACACCAATCCGATCGCGGTCCCGATCACTGGCGTCACGGACTCGATTCCCGGCGCGGAGTGCACGATCACGACCCCGCAGCTGCCCACGGTTCCGGCCGGCGGCACCGCCGACGTCGCATACGGCTGCACCCTCCCCTCGGGATCCGCGGGCACGAACACGGCGACTGTGACCTGGAACTCGTCGGCGATCCCTGCCGGTTCGGCGCAGGCGACCGCCGGCTTCACTTTCGCGGGAGTGGCGCCGAGCACGACGACGGATGCCTCGGTGACGGTGTCCGACACCGCGGCCGAGTTCGACGGGCCGAAGACAGTGACCGACGTCAGCAAGCCTACGGTCTTCACCTACTCGCGCACCCTCGGGGACGACGTCGCGGCCGGCGCGTGCAAGGAGTATGACAACACCGCGTCGATCGCCGCAACAGTCACTCAGCCGGAGCTCTCCGACAGCGCAACCGTTGAGGTCTGCACCGGTGAGGACCTCACGATCGAGAAGAACGTCGTCGTGAGCCTGACGCGGACGTACGCGTGGGACATCGCCAAGAGCGTCGACGAGACGGTCCGCACGGTCGACGAGAACGGCCAGGCGACCTTCGAGTACACCGTCGAGGTGACTCCCGGTGCCGCCACCGACTCCGACTGGGCGATGGAGGGCGAGATCGACGTCACCAACCCGAACAGCCGCGACGTGACGGCGACCGTGACCGACGTGCCGTCGTTCGACGGGGCCTCGTGCACGGTCACGGGAGGCGTCGACGCGACGATCCCCGCGAACTCGACCAAGACGTTCGACTACACCTGCAGCTTCTCGGAGGACGGCCCGTTCATCACGGGGTCCAACAAGGCGACGGTGACGTGGGACGCCGACGAGGCATCGAGCCCGGGTTCGAATGCGGAGTACACCGCGCCCATCACCGAGGCTGACTGGGACAAGACTCTCATCAACGACACCATCACGGTGATCGACGATATGACCGACCCGGAGAACCCGGTCGAGCTGGGCACCGCCAACTGGGCGGACGGCCCGACGGAGTTCACGTACGAGCTGACGCTCGACGGCACCCCGGGCACCTGCGTCGACTACACGAACACCGCGTGGATCGAAGAGACGGGCGAGCAGGTGGACGAGACCGTCACGGTCTGCGACTACCAGGACCTCATCGTCAGCAAGACGGCCGAAGGGTCGTTCGATCGGGACTACGACTGGACGATCACCAAGACGGTGGACCACACCTCCGCTACGGTCGGCGCCGGTGCGTCGGCGGTGTTCGCGTACACCGTGACCGTCACGCCGACGGTCGCCATGGACTCGAACTTCGCGGTGTGGGGGAGCATCTCGGTCACCAACCCGAATGACGTGGATGTCGCCATCACGCTGGAAGACACTCTGCCGGGTGGGGAGTGCGAGGTCGCCGGGACCGACGACCTCGTGATCCCGGCCGGCGCGAGTGTGGAGTTCCCGTACGAGTGCATCCTGGCCGACGCGACCGCCGAGACGGCCGTCACTAACACGGTGGACATCGCCTGGGACGCCGAGGAGCTGCTCGGCACCTCGGGTGCTGCGCAAGCGACCGCCGACGTGGACTTCGCTGACGTGGCGCCCACGACGACGGATGCCAGCGCGACCGTGTCCGACACGGCGGTCGAGTTCGGCGACGAGGTCGCGCTGAACGCGGTCGACGGCGAGAAGGTCTTCACGTACTCGCGTGACCTGTCGACCGTCGACGGCGCGTGCGCGACGCACCCGAACACCGCCACGGTCACCCCGTCGAACGACGAGCCTGCCTCCGCGTCGCAGTCGGTCGAGGTGTGCCCCGCGGCGCAGCCGCCGCTGCCCGCGACCGGTGGCGGGGAACTGCCGCCACTGCTGGTCATCATGGGCCTGTTCGCTCTGCTTGGAGGCACGACGATGCTGATCATCGCCCGCCGCCGCCGCGGAGAGGTCAAGGCGACCATCTGA